Proteins encoded together in one Pseudoroseomonas cervicalis window:
- a CDS encoding ABC transporter ATP-binding protein: MSLRLEDVHHAYGSRAVLRGVDLAVEPGEILCILGPSGDGKTTLLRLAAGLEALQQGRILIGGQLMAEKGREVPPEGRRAGFVFQDYALFPHLTVAQNIAFGLRRLGRAERDALVAEALGRVGLSGHAGAYPHMLSGGQQQRVALARALAPRPAVLLLDEAFASLDARLRERVRDDTLHVLQSAGIATLIVTHDAEEAMFMADRIALMRGGRVEQLDTPEALYLRPASRFVATFLGEVNVLPARIAGGVAETALGHAPAGLPDGPAELLLRPEGLRLLPPGEGLGAEVQACRLLGAHFLVHLSAPLPDGTALHLHARLPPGPRLARGAHVGLAMDPERAFVFSGESP; the protein is encoded by the coding sequence ATGAGCCTGCGGCTGGAGGATGTCCACCACGCCTATGGCAGCCGCGCCGTGCTGCGGGGGGTGGATCTGGCGGTGGAGCCGGGCGAGATCCTCTGCATCCTCGGCCCCTCGGGCGATGGCAAGACGACGCTGCTGCGCCTGGCCGCCGGGCTGGAGGCGCTGCAGCAGGGCCGCATCCTGATCGGCGGCCAGCTGATGGCCGAGAAGGGGCGGGAGGTGCCGCCCGAGGGCCGCCGCGCCGGTTTCGTCTTCCAGGATTACGCGCTGTTCCCGCATCTGACCGTGGCGCAGAACATCGCCTTCGGCCTGCGCCGGCTGGGCCGTGCCGAGCGCGACGCGCTGGTGGCCGAGGCGCTGGGCCGGGTCGGCCTGTCCGGCCATGCCGGGGCCTATCCGCACATGCTCTCGGGCGGGCAGCAGCAGCGCGTCGCGCTGGCCCGCGCCCTGGCCCCGCGCCCTGCCGTGCTGCTGCTGGACGAGGCCTTCGCCAGCCTGGACGCCCGGCTGCGCGAGCGGGTGCGCGACGACACGCTGCATGTCCTGCAATCGGCCGGCATCGCCACCCTGATCGTCACCCATGACGCCGAGGAGGCGATGTTCATGGCCGACCGCATCGCGCTGATGCGCGGCGGCCGGGTCGAGCAGCTGGACACGCCGGAGGCGCTCTATCTGCGCCCGGCCAGCCGCTTCGTCGCCACCTTCCTGGGCGAGGTGAATGTCCTGCCGGCCCGCATCGCCGGCGGCGTGGCCGAGACCGCGCTGGGCCATGCCCCGGCCGGCCTGCCGGACGGCCCGGCCGAGCTGCTGCTGCGGCCCGAGGGGCTGCGCCTGCTGCCCCCGGGCGAGGGACTCGGGGCCGAGGTGCAGGCCTGCCGGCTGCTCGGCGCCCATTTCCTGGTGCATCTCTCCGCCCCGCTGCCGGACGGCACGGCGCTGCACCTGCATGCCCGGCTGCCGCCCGGGCCCCGGCTGGCGCGCGGCGCGCATGTCGGTTTGGCCATGGATCCGGAACGTGCCTTCGTGTTTTCCGGGGAGAGCCCCTAG
- the scpB gene encoding SMC-Scp complex subunit ScpB: MTSQPEPQPPAPEEALTPQEAAGAGEAAQPERRDPAGIAPLEHALRLAEALVFAADRPVPLARLQTLLPEGLRADAVMTLLAARYAGRGVELTEVAGGYAFRTAPDLAPLLTRVVETPRRLPRVAMEALAIIAYHQPVTRPEIEEIRGTSLSQATLEALLEHGLIAPRGRREVPGRPMLWGTTPRFLEQFGLRELSDLPRREELLAGEAAPGPHGAAPELPLGAPPAAGPGA; this comes from the coding sequence ATGACGTCGCAGCCTGAGCCGCAGCCGCCCGCCCCGGAGGAGGCCCTGACGCCGCAGGAGGCCGCCGGGGCGGGCGAGGCGGCGCAGCCGGAACGCCGCGACCCGGCCGGCATCGCGCCCCTGGAGCATGCGCTGCGCCTGGCCGAGGCGCTGGTCTTCGCCGCCGACCGCCCGGTGCCGCTGGCCCGGCTGCAGACGCTGCTGCCCGAGGGGCTGCGCGCCGATGCGGTGATGACGCTGCTCGCCGCCCGCTATGCCGGGCGCGGCGTGGAGCTGACCGAGGTGGCCGGCGGCTATGCCTTCCGCACCGCCCCCGACCTGGCGCCGCTGCTGACCCGCGTGGTGGAGACGCCGCGCCGCCTGCCGCGCGTGGCGATGGAGGCGCTGGCCATCATCGCCTACCACCAGCCGGTGACCCGGCCGGAGATCGAGGAGATCCGCGGCACCAGCCTGTCCCAGGCGACGCTGGAGGCGCTGCTGGAGCATGGGCTGATCGCCCCGCGCGGCCGGCGGGAGGTGCCGGGCCGGCCGATGCTGTGGGGCACCACGCCGCGCTTCCTGGAGCAGTTCGGCCTGCGCGAACTGTCCGACCTGCCGCGGCGCGAGGAGCTGCTGGCCGGCGAGGCCGCGCCCGGCCCGCATGGCGCCGCGCCCGAGCTGCCGCTGGGCGCCCCGCCGGCCGCCGGCCCCGGCGCATGA